The Flavobacterium marginilacus genome window below encodes:
- a CDS encoding hybrid sensor histidine kinase/response regulator transcription factor, with the protein MTDFFRIIITKRTVKTFLMTLALFLAFYGNAQQMLFSAVEGREQMNEAQIRNILQLKDGRIGVFTEGMLNLYDGSGFKTIHINDENTIPLPGYTGFHHSYLESDRIWFKNRGKLAVIDLSEERTDKQPAAVLKDLGIKEMPADLYIDSSEDIWILTKNNSLLCREKKTGKKITFIKNIDLPDFNDQLFDVVCSGNSIYLLYKSGTLRCFDRKSKIERYNQALAPNMQGAFRDWAHVTAVKKCLFIIRAGNSKGQLIRFNTLTRKTDVILQVNDYWLNCFAANSKGEISLSCKKGLYQFPTSTDRPVLVKDIHISGGSKIQTEISTILYDKQGGFWLGTLNKGLYYYHPDRFRFKKLLKNDFKAEDSTDFVINTLEQSTDNTVIAGTNNAVYKIPFPFSANKTPLKLLQQGSNFLFKDPAGTVWIASAGGLYSIAEKTAKKVLDGSFNHITAAGNQSIYLSTAGQGVLEYQYKSEDKHIRKTASPKYVKQTAVWNNKLIGISSEGPFITDIKNNTFILPLRQGISKPAMFRHANHRYTFVFADSGNDLWMGTYDGLYMWRNNEQKLYQFNTSAGLVNNSVKAIAEDLDHSFWVTTSRGISHIFKTQNNSGCTFSIENYNSLAGVQQHAFAERSILLGSDGTLFAGGIDGLNYLMPAQKGNLPVLNPVLLYLTVFSNTQKSLPYNGLNLAYKNKITLKHNQNFFKISFSGLNYSNPEQVNYRYKLDNIDDRWRYGQPVNGLGEANYTNLEPGEYLFKVQASPDGIHWKGAAKTLSISITPPFWKTLYAYIFYISFTITVSLFIIFRIASASKIKQQQQQEQAVAKAKTDFITNISHELRTPLTLVITPLQALLNSVEDTDIKKKLLQISGSAQLMLETVSQLLEFKKMDLGGETLNLHFYESLTFINELCQGYSRLADEKGIVLKEDISQDIEGLFIDRQKVTRIIGNLISNALKFTPQGGTVWISVLHDPTAELLKIIVRDNGVGIAENELTNIFDRFYQANNQNESSAGSGIGLYMVKQYALIHRGSVTASSGYENGTSIEVTLSVAEENSENLNTFFPKTDVKTLLIAEDSNALREYLASELKPNFNIVLAQNGAEALENAVKHSPDLIICDMMMPVVGGPEFCRALRSNFNISHIPVIMLTGRTSDEARLEAYESGADAFLVKPFDISILNVRIIKLLQLCDSRRRAFKEEKDIKTETITSNPIDRELLDTALKHVYNNISKQGYSVEKFSSDMNMDRTGLYRKLMALTGLPPIAFIREIRLRKAAEMLASTQVPISDIAQEVGFSSVSYFTKCFHEAFNKTPSQYRAEKTT; encoded by the coding sequence ATGACTGATTTTTTCCGCATTATCATAACCAAAAGAACAGTAAAGACATTCTTAATGACTTTAGCACTTTTCTTAGCATTTTATGGCAATGCGCAGCAAATGCTTTTCTCGGCGGTAGAGGGAAGAGAACAAATGAACGAGGCGCAGATAAGAAACATACTGCAGCTTAAAGACGGCAGAATTGGCGTCTTTACAGAAGGCATGCTCAACCTATATGATGGATCTGGTTTTAAGACTATTCATATAAATGACGAGAACACTATACCGCTTCCCGGTTATACAGGTTTTCATCACAGCTATCTTGAGTCGGATAGAATATGGTTTAAAAACAGAGGCAAACTAGCTGTAATTGACCTTTCGGAAGAACGAACAGACAAACAGCCTGCTGCAGTTCTAAAGGATCTGGGAATAAAAGAAATGCCTGCTGATCTTTATATAGACAGCAGTGAGGATATATGGATACTTACCAAAAACAATTCCTTATTATGCAGGGAAAAGAAAACCGGCAAAAAAATTACATTTATAAAAAACATTGACCTTCCAGATTTTAATGATCAATTATTTGATGTTGTATGCTCTGGTAACAGCATATACCTTCTCTATAAATCCGGTACACTGAGATGTTTTGACCGAAAATCAAAAATTGAACGCTATAATCAGGCATTGGCACCAAATATGCAGGGAGCATTTAGAGACTGGGCACACGTTACAGCAGTAAAAAAATGCCTGTTTATTATCCGAGCCGGAAACTCCAAAGGCCAGCTCATACGCTTTAACACTCTAACCAGGAAAACCGATGTCATACTTCAGGTAAATGATTACTGGCTCAACTGCTTTGCAGCAAACAGTAAAGGTGAAATTTCTTTAAGCTGCAAAAAAGGATTATATCAATTCCCGACCTCAACAGACAGACCAGTACTTGTTAAAGACATTCATATTTCTGGAGGCTCAAAAATACAAACCGAAATCAGTACAATACTCTATGACAAACAGGGAGGTTTTTGGTTAGGAACTCTTAACAAAGGACTATATTATTATCATCCCGATCGATTCCGCTTCAAAAAACTGCTGAAAAACGATTTTAAAGCAGAAGACAGTACTGACTTTGTTATTAACACTCTTGAACAAAGCACTGACAATACGGTTATTGCAGGTACCAATAATGCAGTATATAAAATTCCATTTCCTTTTTCTGCTAATAAAACGCCGCTCAAATTATTACAGCAGGGTTCAAATTTTCTATTTAAAGATCCTGCCGGCACAGTCTGGATTGCTTCAGCAGGCGGTCTCTACAGCATTGCGGAGAAAACAGCAAAAAAAGTCCTTGACGGATCATTCAATCATATTACTGCTGCAGGAAATCAATCCATCTATTTAAGTACTGCAGGACAGGGCGTATTAGAATACCAATATAAGTCAGAAGATAAACATATTAGAAAAACAGCCAGTCCAAAATATGTAAAACAAACTGCAGTTTGGAATAATAAACTCATCGGAATTTCCTCAGAAGGACCATTTATTACTGATATTAAAAATAATACATTCATTTTGCCTCTCCGGCAGGGAATCAGCAAACCTGCCATGTTTCGGCATGCAAACCACAGGTATACTTTTGTTTTTGCCGATTCTGGAAATGATTTATGGATGGGTACCTACGATGGATTATATATGTGGCGCAATAATGAACAAAAACTGTATCAATTTAATACATCAGCCGGATTGGTTAATAATAGTGTAAAGGCTATTGCAGAAGATCTTGACCATTCCTTCTGGGTTACCACATCAAGAGGAATCAGCCATATATTCAAAACTCAAAACAATTCAGGCTGTACATTCAGCATTGAAAACTATAATAGTCTTGCAGGCGTTCAGCAGCATGCTTTTGCCGAACGATCAATATTGCTGGGATCTGACGGCACTTTGTTCGCAGGCGGAATCGATGGTCTTAATTACCTGATGCCGGCACAAAAAGGCAATCTTCCAGTCCTTAACCCAGTATTGCTGTATCTCACAGTATTTTCTAACACCCAAAAATCATTACCCTATAATGGACTCAATTTAGCTTATAAAAATAAAATTACGCTTAAACATAATCAGAATTTCTTCAAGATTAGCTTTTCGGGACTGAATTACAGTAATCCTGAGCAGGTGAATTACAGATATAAACTTGATAATATTGATGACAGATGGCGTTATGGACAGCCTGTAAATGGTTTAGGTGAAGCCAATTATACCAATCTTGAACCAGGTGAATACCTATTTAAGGTACAGGCCAGTCCTGATGGTATTCATTGGAAAGGAGCTGCTAAAACGCTTTCTATTTCAATCACCCCGCCATTCTGGAAAACGCTCTATGCCTACATCTTCTATATATCTTTCACTATTACGGTATCGCTTTTTATAATTTTTCGTATTGCATCTGCCAGCAAAATCAAACAGCAACAACAGCAAGAACAGGCTGTAGCTAAAGCAAAAACTGATTTTATTACGAATATCAGTCATGAACTGCGCACACCTCTCACTCTTGTAATTACTCCGCTTCAAGCTCTTTTAAACAGTGTTGAAGATACCGATATAAAAAAGAAACTGCTGCAAATCAGCGGCAGTGCACAGCTGATGCTGGAAACTGTAAGCCAGCTTCTTGAATTTAAAAAAATGGATCTGGGCGGAGAAACTCTAAACCTGCACTTTTATGAGAGTCTGACTTTTATTAATGAATTATGCCAAGGATACTCACGGCTTGCAGATGAGAAAGGAATTGTTTTAAAAGAAGATATCAGCCAAGACATTGAAGGACTATTCATTGACCGGCAGAAAGTTACCCGTATTATTGGCAACCTGATTTCAAATGCCTTAAAATTTACACCGCAGGGAGGCACAGTTTGGATCTCGGTTTTGCATGATCCGACAGCAGAACTTTTAAAAATAATTGTGCGTGATAATGGCGTAGGAATAGCAGAAAACGAACTTACAAATATCTTTGACCGTTTTTATCAGGCAAATAATCAAAATGAAAGTTCAGCAGGCAGTGGCATTGGTTTATATATGGTAAAACAATATGCTCTGATTCACAGAGGCTCGGTAACGGCATCGAGCGGTTATGAAAATGGAACTTCCATAGAAGTCACTTTATCAGTTGCTGAAGAAAACTCAGAAAATCTTAATACTTTCTTTCCTAAAACTGATGTTAAAACGCTTCTTATTGCTGAAGATAGTAATGCATTACGAGAGTACCTCGCAAGTGAATTAAAACCAAATTTTAATATTGTTCTTGCCCAAAACGGTGCCGAAGCTTTAGAAAATGCAGTAAAACACAGCCCCGACTTAATTATCTGCGATATGATGATGCCTGTAGTTGGCGGTCCTGAATTCTGTCGTGCTCTTAGAAGCAATTTTAATATCAGCCATATTCCGGTTATCATGCTTACCGGAAGAACTTCAGATGAAGCCCGCTTAGAAGCCTATGAATCTGGAGCAGATGCATTTTTGGTAAAACCTTTTGATATTTCCATTTTAAATGTACGAATCATTAAACTGCTGCAGCTTTGTGATTCCAGAAGACGTGCTTTTAAAGAGGAAAAAGATATAAAAACCGAAACCATTACCAGTAATCCAATAGACAGAGAATTACTTGATACAGCCCTAAAACATGTATACAATAATATTTCAAAACAAGGCTATTCGGTAGAAAAATTTAGTTCTGATATGAATATGGACCGTACAGGTTTATATCGTAAACTTATGGCATTGACCGGACTCCCGCCTATAGCTTTTATTAGAGAAATCAGACTTCGAAAAGCTGCTGAGATGCTGGCTTCAACACAGGTTCCAATATCAGATATAGCACAGGAAGTTGGTTTCAGCAGTGTATCTTATTTTACAAAATGTTTCCACGAAGCATTTAACAAAACTCCCAGCCAATATAGAGCAGAAAAGACAACTTAA
- a CDS encoding beta-galactosidase, which yields MKKIITAVLCITFFGIMEAQKVYEIDTNVPDIDIYEKLKLGGTNPKGEKISVNNYYMSVGNKPVIPIVGEFHFSRYPRQYWDESIRKIKAGGVNVIATYVFWNLHEEKENTFDWSGDKDLRYFLQLCQKNNIETIVRIGPFCHGEIRSGGMPDWLLGRALNIRSNDPLYLKYVERLYNEIGKQLKGLYYKNGGPIIGIQIENEYQHSAAPWGLTYPGQPLEMTASERDMSVTQEGVGIANEVNPYSQLGNDHMKILKSLALSAGMDVPLYTATGWGNAAIIPDESIPVTAAYAYPFWTPTRDYSPFFLYKDMHRFPDYAPVRYSPENYPAFSAELGSGIMSVYTRRPIAVHKSFDALINRCLGSGANGIGYYMYHGGSTPKGKFSYMSDEAYGLPKISYDFQAPIGEYGQVREGFQRLKLLHFFVQDYGHLLAPMATVLPLDVASLVPQNISSLRYAVRKKGSSGFIFLNNFQDDTTMTAQKNIRLNIKTAQKNIMIPETGSFDLDSDENVIFPYNLDLDGLNLNYATAQLLAKDEEQAEPYYIFFTPSGIKSEFSFSPNVNFENLQGTACDKNPQRILVSCNEAVNEFKLTANGKILRILVISKEQALKMYSIQINGKRHFIFSNAIVLENGKNIQLLNDGNTNFDFEIYPKTAILPKTEFGSLEKLKDKGVFSSYKISLPQAVLNIESKQVSERKWALNLPLSLPKYVNDAYLTVQYTGDTAMGFIDGELVTDEFYKGIPWEIGLRKFLTGKPQEMVFYFRPMQKNASYLVDLQPYPKSIPDFGNKKEFLSVNGFTLKFQYTTQITF from the coding sequence ATGAAAAAAATTATTACAGCCGTATTATGCATTACGTTTTTTGGAATCATGGAGGCGCAAAAAGTTTATGAGATCGATACAAATGTCCCCGATATTGATATATACGAAAAGTTAAAACTTGGCGGTACAAATCCAAAAGGCGAAAAAATAAGTGTAAACAATTATTATATGTCTGTTGGAAACAAACCGGTAATTCCTATTGTGGGCGAGTTTCATTTTTCACGATACCCAAGACAATACTGGGACGAAAGCATCAGAAAAATAAAAGCCGGAGGAGTCAATGTAATTGCTACCTACGTTTTTTGGAATCTGCATGAAGAGAAAGAAAACACATTTGACTGGAGCGGTGATAAAGACCTGCGTTACTTCCTTCAGCTATGCCAGAAAAACAATATTGAAACGATCGTCCGAATTGGACCTTTCTGCCATGGAGAAATACGCAGCGGCGGTATGCCGGACTGGCTGTTAGGCCGCGCTTTAAACATTCGTTCCAATGACCCATTATACTTAAAATATGTGGAGCGGCTGTACAATGAAATTGGAAAACAGCTCAAAGGCTTATATTATAAAAACGGAGGCCCAATTATTGGAATACAGATTGAGAATGAATATCAGCATTCTGCCGCGCCTTGGGGGCTTACCTACCCAGGCCAGCCTCTTGAAATGACGGCTTCCGAAAGAGATATGAGTGTCACACAGGAAGGTGTAGGAATTGCTAATGAAGTCAATCCATATTCACAGCTGGGCAACGATCACATGAAAATATTGAAATCGCTGGCACTGTCTGCCGGTATGGATGTTCCTCTTTATACCGCTACAGGCTGGGGCAATGCTGCCATTATTCCTGACGAAAGCATACCGGTAACAGCTGCTTATGCCTATCCTTTCTGGACGCCTACAAGGGACTACTCGCCATTTTTTCTGTATAAAGATATGCACCGTTTTCCAGATTATGCTCCAGTGCGTTATTCTCCTGAAAATTACCCCGCTTTTTCGGCAGAACTGGGTTCGGGAATTATGAGCGTTTATACCCGCAGACCAATTGCAGTACACAAAAGCTTTGACGCATTAATTAACCGTTGCCTTGGAAGCGGAGCAAACGGTATTGGATATTATATGTATCATGGCGGATCAACTCCAAAAGGAAAATTCTCTTATATGAGCGATGAGGCATATGGACTGCCAAAAATATCGTATGATTTTCAGGCACCTATTGGCGAATACGGACAGGTACGTGAAGGTTTTCAGCGGCTGAAACTGCTTCATTTTTTTGTACAGGATTATGGACATCTGCTCGCTCCAATGGCCACAGTACTGCCTTTGGATGTCGCATCGCTTGTACCGCAAAACATATCTTCACTCAGATATGCTGTCCGCAAAAAAGGCAGTTCCGGTTTCATTTTCCTGAATAATTTTCAGGATGACACTACGATGACAGCCCAGAAAAACATTCGCTTGAATATAAAAACGGCACAAAAGAATATCATGATTCCAGAAACAGGAAGCTTTGACCTCGACAGCGATGAAAACGTCATATTCCCATACAACCTTGATCTTGATGGACTTAATCTCAATTACGCAACAGCTCAGCTTTTAGCAAAAGACGAAGAACAAGCAGAGCCGTATTATATTTTCTTTACCCCTTCGGGCATAAAAAGCGAATTTTCATTTTCACCAAACGTAAATTTCGAAAATCTTCAAGGCACAGCATGTGATAAAAATCCGCAGAGAATACTGGTTAGCTGTAATGAGGCGGTAAATGAATTTAAGTTAACAGCAAATGGAAAAATTTTGCGCATACTCGTGATAAGCAAAGAACAGGCATTAAAAATGTACAGCATACAAATTAACGGAAAAAGACATTTTATTTTTTCCAATGCTATAGTATTAGAAAATGGCAAAAATATTCAACTGCTGAATGACGGCAATACTAATTTTGACTTTGAGATATATCCAAAAACTGCTATACTTCCTAAAACTGAATTTGGCAGTTTAGAAAAACTGAAAGACAAAGGAGTCTTTTCATCTTATAAAATCAGCCTTCCGCAAGCAGTGCTAAATATAGAAAGTAAACAGGTAAGCGAAAGAAAATGGGCTTTGAACCTTCCCTTATCTTTGCCAAAATATGTTAATGATGCTTATCTGACCGTACAGTATACTGGAGACACAGCAATGGGATTTATTGATGGCGAACTTGTTACAGATGAATTTTACAAAGGCATCCCATGGGAAATTGGATTGCGCAAATTCCTTACAGGCAAACCGCAGGAAATGGTGTTTTATTTCCGTCCTATGCAAAAAAATGCTTCCTATCTTGTAGATTTACAGCCTTATCCAAAGAGCATACCTGATTTTGGTAATAAAAAAGAATTCTTGAGTGTAAACGGATTTACCCTAAAATTTCAATATACCACACAGATAACTTTTTAG
- the pnuC gene encoding nicotinamide riboside transporter PnuC produces MDTALEILGTIFGFLAVYFTIRQNILCWYFGLIQVTLYCFIFYTSKLYSDMILHIIYIFLQIYGWYNWKYGGSNESTLRVTLLTNVTFWISLTVTAAFFLGYTMQTKTDASYPYEDAFITVASLAAQYLMIKKILHSWLFWIVVDVVAIGVYFYKDLYFTAVLYLLFLIMAVIGYLEWRKAYNEEFIYERQT; encoded by the coding sequence ATGGATACAGCTTTGGAAATATTAGGCACAATTTTTGGTTTTTTGGCCGTTTATTTTACTATCAGACAAAATATCTTGTGTTGGTATTTTGGTTTAATTCAGGTGACACTGTACTGCTTTATTTTTTACACCTCAAAATTATATTCGGATATGATTTTGCATATTATTTATATATTTCTTCAAATATATGGCTGGTATAATTGGAAGTATGGCGGTTCCAATGAAAGTACATTACGGGTAACATTACTGACAAATGTAACTTTTTGGATTAGTTTAACAGTTACGGCAGCCTTTTTTTTAGGATACACAATGCAGACAAAAACGGATGCTTCCTATCCATATGAGGATGCTTTTATAACAGTCGCAAGTCTGGCTGCTCAATATCTGATGATAAAAAAGATATTACATTCCTGGCTGTTTTGGATAGTAGTCGATGTGGTTGCCATTGGGGTATATTTTTATAAAGACTTATATTTTACAGCAGTTTTGTATCTGCTCTTTTTGATTATGGCTGTAATTGGTTACTTGGAATGGAGAAAAGCATATAATGAAGAATTTATATATGAAAGACAGACATAA
- a CDS encoding AAA family ATPase: MKNLYMKDRHKVGLTLGKFAPFHKGHQLMIETAIKEVNELIVLIYDDPIINIPLSIRAGWIREIYPQIEVIEGVNSPNDSGYTPEIMKIQEDYVSEVLGNRSITHFYSSEPYGVHMSVALNAVNRQVDISRNSIPISATKIREDAFKNKKFIHPVVYKDLITKVVLLGAPSTGKTTLAEKLAVHFDTQWMPEYGREYWENHQVNKRLTLEDLLKIAEIHIEKEDALILESNRFLFSDTNAITTYLFSLDYHGKALEALENLAKTAENRHDIIFVCDTDIPYDDTWDRSGDVKRKEFQQTIIEDLNARNLKYYLLKGTVDERIEQVSNVLTAPENNKFN, translated from the coding sequence ATGAAGAATTTATATATGAAAGACAGACATAAAGTTGGATTGACATTGGGGAAATTTGCTCCTTTTCATAAAGGGCATCAGCTAATGATAGAAACTGCTATTAAGGAGGTTAATGAATTGATAGTATTAATTTATGATGATCCCATAATAAACATTCCTTTATCCATCAGGGCTGGCTGGATACGTGAAATATATCCTCAAATTGAAGTCATTGAAGGCGTAAATTCTCCAAATGATTCTGGTTACACGCCTGAAATAATGAAAATTCAGGAAGATTATGTATCAGAAGTTTTAGGAAACCGCAGTATTACTCATTTTTACTCGAGTGAGCCTTATGGTGTGCATATGAGCGTTGCCCTTAATGCAGTAAATCGTCAGGTTGATATTAGTCGGAACAGCATTCCGATATCGGCAACAAAAATTAGAGAAGATGCATTTAAAAATAAAAAATTTATTCATCCTGTGGTTTATAAAGATTTGATTACGAAAGTCGTATTACTTGGCGCTCCGTCAACCGGCAAAACGACTTTGGCAGAAAAATTAGCAGTTCATTTTGATACTCAATGGATGCCTGAATATGGAAGAGAGTATTGGGAAAATCATCAGGTAAACAAGAGATTAACTTTAGAAGATCTTTTGAAAATTGCCGAAATCCATATTGAAAAAGAAGATGCTCTAATTTTAGAATCCAATCGTTTTTTGTTCTCTGACACCAATGCGATTACAACTTACCTGTTTTCGCTGGATTACCATGGAAAGGCTCTCGAAGCGTTAGAAAATTTAGCCAAAACAGCTGAAAATAGACATGATATTATTTTTGTATGTGATACAGACATTCCTTATGATGATACTTGGGACAGATCCGGAGATGTAAAAAGAAAAGAATTTCAGCAGACAATAATCGAAGATTTAAATGCAAGAAATCTTAAATATTACCTATTGAAAGGCACCGTTGATGAAAGAATTGAACAAGTATCAAATGTATTGACTGCCCCGGAAAACAATAAATTTAACTAA
- a CDS encoding AAA family ATPase, which yields MSDLLNKTMGFFKKVPESPTNPQDIKSSHKFQIEDLYSSDTPQDESDNSISLDEKLRQAYFWITNTAVISPYYDIEFNDGDPKKFLFGDSKVPVYLPTDQSYSSFVLMPLLNLAARGKCLIVGGPGRGKTATSVLMGLLAGYDNKDVMRAIQHGQPQMTISDLLGHPLPSDMVKAEKTSDIRIAWRKWLGMRVKIIDEYNRIPTRTQSALLTVLADNYAEIFDQIYECPEGAWYLTANDDAGGGTYQVIEALKDRIDIVIRAMHFNTRFIEDLLQRIELNFKPEAIIPEEIIFTEEELTTVNKQIRGVKIDPELRKRIEFFCRQFEFFEPASNRLEYMTKDTAKLSGMDMRSLFRKETGKDPIKDLGSQAKNGLSVRKIMTLLMFSKAMAYFRGNKKVELEDIRQVLPFVLHDSLTPHLESPFFDQMGNEVYRVDRIVWLRKLFDLSCDEYASQDLDRNDPVDKFETEFKKGLENISSREIDNRLLDIEKQLQKWSEEKKLYGYRADDILKLKYLHQRYTNYKRWLQWKK from the coding sequence ATGTCAGATCTATTAAATAAAACGATGGGATTTTTTAAGAAAGTCCCAGAATCGCCTACAAATCCGCAGGACATCAAAAGCAGCCATAAATTTCAGATAGAAGATCTTTATTCCAGCGATACACCGCAAGATGAATCAGACAATTCCATTTCCCTGGATGAAAAACTGCGCCAAGCCTATTTTTGGATTACCAATACTGCTGTTATCAGTCCTTATTATGATATAGAATTCAATGATGGGGATCCCAAAAAGTTTTTGTTTGGAGACAGTAAAGTGCCTGTTTATTTACCTACTGACCAAAGTTATTCCAGCTTTGTGTTAATGCCGTTGTTAAATTTAGCAGCAAGAGGAAAATGCCTTATTGTTGGGGGGCCGGGCAGGGGGAAAACCGCAACTTCTGTGCTGATGGGTCTGTTAGCGGGATACGATAATAAGGATGTAATGCGGGCTATCCAGCACGGCCAGCCTCAAATGACGATTTCAGATTTATTAGGACATCCATTGCCTTCAGATATGGTAAAGGCCGAAAAAACTTCAGATATTAGAATTGCCTGGCGAAAATGGTTAGGAATGCGCGTGAAAATTATTGATGAATACAATAGGATTCCCACCAGAACGCAGTCGGCATTATTAACCGTTCTGGCAGATAATTATGCAGAGATTTTTGATCAGATTTATGAATGTCCGGAGGGAGCATGGTACCTGACTGCCAATGATGATGCCGGAGGAGGAACCTATCAGGTTATCGAAGCCTTAAAGGACAGGATTGATATCGTAATCAGAGCGATGCATTTTAACACGCGGTTTATTGAAGATTTATTACAGCGGATTGAACTCAACTTTAAACCGGAAGCGATAATTCCAGAAGAAATTATTTTTACCGAAGAAGAGCTGACCACTGTAAATAAACAGATTAGAGGTGTAAAAATAGATCCTGAGCTGCGCAAACGTATTGAGTTTTTCTGCCGTCAGTTTGAGTTTTTTGAACCTGCATCGAACAGGCTGGAATACATGACTAAAGATACAGCAAAATTGTCGGGAATGGACATGCGTTCCCTTTTTAGAAAAGAAACAGGAAAAGATCCGATTAAAGATTTAGGTTCACAGGCGAAAAACGGTCTGTCGGTTAGAAAAATCATGACTCTGCTAATGTTTTCCAAAGCAATGGCTTATTTCAGAGGCAATAAAAAAGTAGAATTAGAAGATATCAGACAGGTTTTGCCATTCGTGCTGCATGACAGTTTAACTCCTCATTTAGAATCACCGTTTTTTGATCAAATGGGCAATGAAGTTTACAGAGTGGACAGAATTGTGTGGCTTAGAAAGTTATTCGATTTATCCTGCGATGAATATGCCAGTCAGGATTTAGACCGAAATGATCCAGTTGATAAATTTGAAACAGAATTTAAAAAAGGACTGGAAAATATATCTTCAAGAGAAATTGACAATAGACTTTTGGATATAGAAAAGCAGCTGCAAAAATGGTCTGAAGAGAAAAAACTGTACGGATACAGAGCCGATGATATTTTAAAATTAAAGTATCTGCATCAGCGCTATACCAATTATAAAAGATGGCTGCAATGGAAAAAATAA